Within Epilithonimonas zeae, the genomic segment TGATTAAGCTTTTGTTGTGCTCATCTTTCAGTATTTTCGTGTATTTTTTAATCTGGTCTTTTGTAGAAATCTTTTTCTTTGGATCGGAAGACTCTAAAGTTTTTGAATACAAAGATGGATTAATTGAATTTCCAACCCAATTATATCTACCGAGAATTTGTGTTCCGCTAAAATGAATTGACTGAGATTTTACAGAGCCAAACACTGCAAAAACACACAACAGGATTAACATTTTACCCAAGTCCATACTATTATTGTGTTTTTTGTTTTTAGAGAAATTAATAACATCAAACAAGCAACATTCCTCCATCAACAGTAATTATACTTAAATTTTTGATAATATTAATTCATTATTATTAGCATTTCTAAAATTACAAAAAAAATATAATAATGTCTGTTAATTTCTAAAAACATTTTTTCGGGTATAAAAAACATTTAAAAATCATCTTAAAACACTAACAATCAATATTGTTTATTTGTAAATAAAAATGTTAAAATCCCGAATCTTTTCCCGAAATCAAACAACATTAATTCTGTCATTCTTCTACAAAAGAGTTGCATTGTTTGTTTCCTGTGACTAATATTGGGGTATACTATTAATCTGATAACATGGAACAAGTGATAAATAAAAATGGTATGCAAAACCAATTTTTTTCTCAAAAAAAAAGATTGTTTTATTTTGCAATGTTCCTTTTGAACTTCGGAAGTATAAATGCTGCCTCTATTTTCAATAATACCGGATTTTTGGAAAAAGAGCTTAAGCAAAATGAAACAAAATTTGACAAAAATGATGTCAAAGTAAAGATTAACAAAGACACTTTATTGATTTTTACTAAAGACATGGTCATCGTAAGCCAGATTGATCCAGAAAAATCAAAATTACTTCAATCTGATAAGCATTTGAATAATCAAATCAAAGGATTTGCGGACAGTATAGATCCAAAATCCAGATACAAGGTGGTTTATGCGGACATCAAAGACAATCTGAACGTTATCAATGAACTTGGAAACAACATTTCTATTGCAGAAATCATTCACGATCATCAAGATCATTCCGCCGTTTATATTAACAAGAGTATATTATTCATCATTATTCTTCTACCATTTCTATTATTAGGCTATTACTATAAAAAGGGCAAAAACACATCAGAACAGAATTATGAAGACATTATGGAGAATCTCAAGACTTCTGCTCCTGAGATTTCTCCAGACCTTGAGACCGAGACATTGTACACTCCAGAATGTACAGAGCACAAGACAAAAACAATGTCCATTAATGACGACACGGTTAAACACATTCTTGCAAGACTGGCAAAATTTGAAAAATCGCAAAAGTACCTGCGACAGGATATGAGCTTATCTGGACTGGCAACCTATCTTGACACCAACAACAAATATCTTTCAGAAATCTTAAAGCAATACAAAGGAAAAAAATT encodes:
- a CDS encoding helix-turn-helix domain-containing protein, whose product is MQNQFFSQKKRLFYFAMFLLNFGSINAASIFNNTGFLEKELKQNETKFDKNDVKVKINKDTLLIFTKDMVIVSQIDPEKSKLLQSDKHLNNQIKGFADSIDPKSRYKVVYADIKDNLNVINELGNNISIAEIIHDHQDHSAVYINKSILFIIILLPFLLLGYYYKKGKNTSEQNYEDIMENLKTSAPEISPDLETETLYTPECTEHKTKTMSINDDTVKHILARLAKFEKSQKYLRQDMSLSGLATYLDTNNKYLSEILKQYKGKKFSDYINGLRIVYITEVLYKNPIYREYKISYLAESCGFGSREVFAVVFKKETGISPSYFINNLKKDIREEQPPTNLIALNQL